One window of the Oceanicaulis sp. genome contains the following:
- the hisC gene encoding histidinol-phosphate transaminase, whose translation MTLTPRPGLLDIKPYTPGAAAPKGAVKLSSNENALGCSPKAAEAFKDAAAHLHVYPDGGATHLRAAIAEAEGIDAGRIVCGAGSDELLQLIGRAYLDPGDKVVQSQYGFLVYRLVAMQSGAEIVSAPETNYTADVDALIETAGADAKIVFLANPNNPTGTWIPGSEVRRLREGLPEDTLLVLDGAYEEFVDAPGWENLIAIADDYANTVVTRTFSKIHGLAGLRLGWMYGPSEIVDVIHRVRGPFNVNLPAIEAGIAAIGDRDFVRRSKEHNDRWLAYLAQQIGGLGLEVTPSVCNFVLVHFPAGSGKSADDANAFLASKGLVVRGVQPYGLPDALRITVGEEDANRRVVDALREFVEG comes from the coding sequence ATGACGCTCACGCCCCGGCCCGGCCTTCTCGACATCAAGCCTTACACGCCCGGCGCCGCTGCGCCGAAGGGTGCGGTGAAGCTCAGCTCGAACGAGAACGCGCTGGGGTGCAGCCCCAAGGCCGCCGAGGCCTTCAAGGACGCCGCCGCGCATCTGCACGTCTACCCCGACGGCGGGGCGACCCATCTGCGCGCCGCGATCGCCGAGGCCGAAGGGATCGACGCGGGCCGCATCGTGTGCGGCGCGGGTTCGGATGAATTGCTGCAGCTGATCGGCCGGGCCTATCTCGATCCCGGCGACAAGGTCGTCCAGAGCCAGTACGGCTTTCTCGTCTACCGCCTCGTGGCGATGCAGTCCGGCGCCGAGATCGTCTCCGCGCCCGAGACCAACTACACCGCCGATGTCGACGCGCTGATCGAGACCGCCGGCGCGGACGCGAAGATCGTCTTCCTCGCCAACCCGAACAATCCCACGGGGACGTGGATTCCGGGGTCCGAAGTCCGCCGTCTGCGCGAAGGCCTGCCCGAAGACACGCTTCTGGTGCTCGACGGCGCTTATGAAGAATTCGTCGACGCGCCGGGCTGGGAAAACCTGATTGCGATCGCCGACGACTACGCGAACACCGTGGTCACCCGTACGTTTTCGAAGATCCACGGCCTCGCCGGTCTGCGTCTGGGCTGGATGTACGGGCCGAGCGAGATCGTCGACGTGATCCACCGGGTGCGCGGACCGTTCAACGTGAACCTGCCCGCCATCGAGGCGGGGATCGCGGCGATCGGCGATCGCGACTTCGTGCGCCGCTCCAAGGAGCATAACGACCGCTGGCTGGCCTATCTGGCCCAGCAGATCGGCGGGCTCGGCCTCGAGGTGACGCCCAGCGTCTGCAATTTCGTGCTCGTCCATTTCCCCGCCGGATCAGGCAAGAGCGCGGACGACGCCAACGCCTTCCTCGCCTCGAAGGGCCTGGTCGTGCGCGGGGTCCAGCCCTACGGCCTGCCCGACGCGCTGCGCATCACCGTCGGCGAGGAAGACGCCAACCGCCGCGTCGTCGACGCTCTGCGGGAATTTGTGGAGGGGTAG
- a CDS encoding methyltransferase domain-containing protein: MRTDAVEIERFYRSIRGGAAVEMVGRRLGALWPDVQGLDILGYGYASPWLGAWTKTARRTVSYMPASQGAVVWPQRAPSLTALGEDARLPFKEAMFDRIVLVHALEEAGDLRKLLRELWRVMAPEGRMVIVAPHRSGLWARADWTPFGHGRPFSRRQLARFLEDALFEPCAWSRALYAPPWRWACGPKAADAFERAGEKVLPGVGGLILVEAVKHVGAVRPGGTPARVRVKALEGAAKPALSRDRTDNQTRKDAS, from the coding sequence ATGCGCACCGACGCCGTCGAGATCGAACGCTTCTACCGCAGCATACGCGGCGGGGCGGCCGTTGAAATGGTCGGCCGGCGCCTCGGCGCGCTCTGGCCGGACGTTCAGGGGCTCGACATTCTGGGCTACGGCTACGCCTCGCCCTGGTTGGGCGCCTGGACGAAAACCGCGCGGCGCACCGTCTCCTACATGCCCGCGAGCCAGGGCGCGGTGGTCTGGCCGCAGCGCGCGCCCAGCCTCACGGCGCTCGGCGAAGACGCGCGGCTTCCGTTCAAGGAAGCGATGTTCGACCGGATCGTGCTCGTCCATGCGCTCGAAGAGGCGGGCGATCTCAGGAAATTGCTGCGCGAGCTCTGGCGCGTCATGGCGCCGGAAGGGCGTATGGTGATCGTCGCGCCGCATCGCAGCGGGCTCTGGGCGCGCGCGGACTGGACGCCGTTCGGCCATGGCCGCCCGTTCTCGCGCCGTCAGCTCGCCCGGTTTCTCGAAGACGCCCTGTTCGAGCCCTGCGCCTGGTCGCGCGCGCTCTACGCCCCGCCCTGGCGCTGGGCCTGCGGGCCGAAGGCCGCAGACGCCTTCGAACGCGCCGGAGAAAAGGTCCTGCCCGGGGTGGGCGGGCTCATCCTCGTGGAGGCGGTCAAGCATGTCGGCGCGGTCCGGCCCGGCGGCACGCCGGCCCGGGTGCGGGTCAAGGCGCTTGAAGGCGCCGCCAAGCCCGCGCTATCTCGCGACCGAACCGATAACCAGACGCGGAAAGACGCTTCATGA
- a CDS encoding DUF2125 domain-containing protein has protein sequence MAGLMSNSRMRLIVPFLILLIVVLIHAIYWIVVAGGLDDRARRWIAAQEAAGYEIEHAGLRVGGYPFRFSLRAAEPRITAPQAEGGWTLELDRLAVSAQFYDLTHWIATLGGGARFVSEVDGETVSYLMTADLARLSLSSEEGATTQVGATIDNLTLVAEAGPPPAVQAAERVVLSGRIGEDDQFAFRLQADQAVLAEAAVSPQVERAFGRTAQVFRMDGALTEWSVLAAGDPFAWTADGGAVVINAAQLVFGPADLNGAGEITLDPELRPAGRLSLVVTDPETLITALVESGLVHDEQGEALRLFALMAPRRDTGIALPFRLQDGGLFLGPARIGSVGAVD, from the coding sequence ATGGCAGGGCTGATGTCGAACTCCCGCATGCGGCTGATCGTGCCGTTCCTGATCCTTCTGATCGTCGTGCTGATCCACGCGATCTACTGGATCGTGGTGGCCGGCGGGCTCGACGACCGGGCCCGGCGCTGGATCGCCGCGCAGGAAGCGGCGGGATACGAGATCGAGCACGCGGGGCTCAGAGTGGGCGGCTACCCCTTCCGCTTTTCGCTGCGGGCCGCCGAGCCGCGCATCACCGCGCCGCAGGCCGAAGGCGGCTGGACGCTCGAGCTCGACCGGCTGGCGGTGTCGGCGCAGTTCTACGATCTCACGCACTGGATCGCGACGCTGGGCGGGGGGGCGCGTTTCGTCTCAGAGGTCGACGGCGAGACCGTCTCATACCTGATGACGGCGGATCTCGCGCGGCTGTCACTTTCCAGCGAGGAAGGCGCGACGACCCAGGTCGGCGCGACGATCGATAACCTGACGCTCGTCGCCGAAGCCGGACCGCCGCCGGCGGTTCAGGCCGCAGAGCGGGTCGTGCTGTCGGGCCGGATCGGCGAAGACGACCAGTTCGCCTTCCGCCTTCAGGCCGATCAGGCCGTGCTCGCCGAAGCCGCGGTCAGCCCCCAGGTCGAGCGCGCCTTCGGACGGACCGCTCAGGTTTTCCGCATGGACGGCGCGCTGACCGAGTGGAGCGTTCTGGCCGCCGGCGATCCCTTCGCCTGGACCGCGGACGGCGGAGCGGTGGTGATCAACGCCGCCCAGCTGGTCTTCGGGCCGGCAGATCTGAACGGCGCAGGCGAGATCACGCTCGACCCCGAGCTGCGCCCGGCCGGCCGATTGTCCCTGGTCGTCACCGATCCTGAAACGCTGATCACCGCGCTGGTGGAATCAGGGCTCGTGCATGACGAGCAGGGCGAGGCGTTGCGGCTCTTCGCCCTGATGGCGCCGCGCCGGGACACCGGCATCGCCCTGCCGTTCCGCCTGCAGGACGGCGGCCTGTTCCTCGGCCCCGCACGGATCGGCAGCGTCGGCGCGGTGGATTGA